CAATATTCGGCGGCTTTGTGGTGCTTATCAAACGACGACCACCGGTCGTGGTCATGGATGTGGGCGATGATGTCCAGCGCGTTCACGCCGGACAAACGCGGCGAAATGACATCCAGGAGTTCGTCAATCATTCGTCTCACCCCCTCATCCCATCTGCCCTTTAAGGATGCGACGGGCCTAACATCCCGCGGCGCCTCGCGTCTTACCGCGAGCCTGGCGGGCTCAACTCCTTTCTCATCCTGTATCTCGTCCAGAAGAAGGGGAGTTTGGCGTCCTCCCATCCCAGCGATTCAAGCTCCGCCTCGGTTATCCCCTTGATGGGGAGCTCCACGCCGAACCATCTGCATCCCCTCGTTGACGCCACGTATGCAAGGGCTTTCAGGACGTCCATAGCTCTCCCCTCATCCCTCACGAACAGATACGCCAGCGTGATGAGCTCGCTGCACACCTCCTCCGTCCTGCCCACGGCGATCCCGACCATCTCCTGCTCGCGGAAGGCGGCTATCGCCTTGTCGGCATCCTTTTCGTAAGCGGCGAAATATGCGTCCAGAAACCTGAGCCATTCGTCCTCGTCGCCGATGAAATCCATGAGCTCAGGTAAGTCGTCAAGGGTTATCACACGTATGCGCAGAGCCTCGGGGATAGAAACCTCCCTCCCCACAAGTTCAAGGAGCATTGAGCGGTGTATTTCAATGCACCTGTAGCCGTATTTCTCGTAAAACGACCGCGCGAAGGGCGTTCCGGTCTCAACAACGCGGATCCCCTTCTCCATCGTCTTCCTTTCAACCGCCTCAAGGAGCATCCCGCCGATTCCGCGTCCCTGATGGCGCGGGTGAACCGCTATCCATCCTACGGTCGCTCTGCCCTCCCCGCATGAGCCCACGACGAAGCCGACCACCTCGCCATCGTCCGTCTCGGCGACGAAGAGACATTCCCTGTCGCCTCTCATCCGCTGGGCGATCCTTCTCCCCATGAGCGGCGTG
This window of the Candidatus Poribacteria bacterium genome carries:
- a CDS encoding GNAT family N-acetyltransferase; translated protein: MGYRIRGMRPSDVVAIVRIANQAFLETARLTPLMGRRIAQRMRGDRECLFVAETDDGEVVGFVVGSCGEGRATVGWIAVHPRHQGRGIGGMLLEAVERKTMEKGIRVVETGTPFARSFYEKYGYRCIEIHRSMLLELVGREVSIPEALRIRVITLDDLPELMDFIGDEDEWLRFLDAYFAAYEKDADKAIAAFREQEMVGIAVGRTEEVCSELITLAYLFVRDEGRAMDVLKALAYVASTRGCRWFGVELPIKGITEAELESLGWEDAKLPFFWTRYRMRKELSPPGSR